A single region of the Triticum dicoccoides isolate Atlit2015 ecotype Zavitan chromosome 2B, WEW_v2.0, whole genome shotgun sequence genome encodes:
- the LOC119361132 gene encoding E3 ubiquitin-protein ligase RNF14-like, whose protein sequence is MAATASTSAGASSSSRTLEPNHEPGTGSSAEAWRPLSRDGGGEEDVLDLDSPWAAVAEAGSRLEEATAAGVGLRAEEAGQDEIRDNLQRQEDELMALEAIYGDDLIEFESKAGLRYFQIYIRYDLQDGPEVCAKFSSDNEHARDGCCLDDSTEQHEDEPDNFSYSCSFEHLPPLVLTCVFPQSYPSKDPPHFVVTAKWMDGPDVSRLCEMLDTIWAELPGQEVVYPWVEWIRSSSLPHLGFDRTITLGPDVPTHKGDNRAISRSLSLESVIPSMLSYSSTKCYQVFLEDLHMCMICLNQTNGSNFIRLPCEHFFCVKCMETLCKMHVKEGTLFQLICPDTKCTAFIPPYLLKRLLGEEEFERWDRLTLEKALDSMSDVVHCPRCAIGCLEDEDNNAQCPKCCFVFCSLCKDSRHPGKQCLTLEEKIRQRQAAGKMSAREMVEELMSIKELYNDARSCPKCRMTISKTEGCNKVVCISCGQAFCFLCGKAIIAGYAHFSRNCDLFAEKEKDTMDWRKRLEQLETGNRMRVQSQPVGSTVKCPKCRQKIYMGDDKYIFCWVCQATYCTMCRKQVQFTGMQSEHWGSPQCVGIKF, encoded by the exons ATGGCAGCAACAGCGTCGACGTccgcgggcgcctcgtcgtcgtcgCGCACGCTGGAACCCAACCATGAACCCGGCACGGGATCCTCGGCCGAGGCGTGGAGGCCGTTGTCGCGTGATGGTGGCGGCGAGGAGGACGTGCTCGACCTGGACTCCCCGTGGGCGGCGGTGGCCGAGGCGGGATCGAGGTtggaggaggcgacggcggcgggagTTGGCCTTCGCGCTGAGGAGGCCGGGCAGGATGAGATACGAGACAACCTGCAGCGACAGGAGGACGAG CTGATGGCGTTGGAAGCAATATATGGGGATGACCTAATCGAATTCGAAAGCAAAGCAGGGCTCCGCTATTTCCAG ATTTACATACGCTATGATTTGCAAGATGGGCCCGAAGTATGCGCCAAGTTTTCTTCAGATAATGAACATGCAAGAGATGGATGTTGCCTTGATGACAGTACAGAACAACACGAGGACGAACCGGATAACTTCTCCTACTCTTGCAGCTTTGAGCACCTGCCCCCTTTGGTATTGACATGTGTGTTTCCCCAGTCATATCCTAGCAAAGATCCCCCGCATTTTGTTGTCACTGCTAAATGGATGGATGGGCCTGATGTTTCTCGACTCTGTGAGATGCTTGACACCATCTGGGCAGAGCTGCCGGGGCAAGAAGTGGTATATCCATGGGTTGAGTGGATACGTAGTTCTTCTTTGCCGCACCTCGGGTTTGATCGCACAATAACATTAGGTCCAGATGTTCCTACGCACAAAGGAGATAACCGTGCGATCTCGAGAAGTCTCTCGTTGGAGTCTGTAATCCCTTCCATGCTCAGTTACAGTAGTACGAAGTGCTATCAAGTTTTTCTTGAGGATCTCCATATGTGCATGATTTGCCTTAACCAGACTAATG GTTCAAATTTCATCAGACTTCCGTGCGAGCACTTCTTTTGTGTCAAGTGCATGGAGACATTATGCAAGATGCATGTGAAGGAAGGTACTCTGTTTCAGTTGATATGCCCTGATACCAAGTGCACTGCTTTTATTCCACCGTATTTGTTAAAGAGGCTTCTCGGCGAGGAAGAGTTCGAACGCTGGGATAGGCTTACTCTTGAGAAAGCATTGGACTCGATGTCAGACGTGGTTCATTGTCCAAGATGTGCAATTGGTTGCTTGGAAGATGAGGATAACAATGCGCAGTGTCCAAAATGTTGCTTTGTCTTCTGCTCGTTGTGCAAGGATTCTCGCCATCCAGGGAAGCAGTGCCTAACTCTAGAAGAAAAGATCCGGCAGCGACAG GCAGCTGGCAAGATGAGCGCAAGAGAGATGGTGGAGGAACTGATGAGCATCAAGGAGCTTTACAACGATGCTAGGTCATGTCCAAAATGCAGAATGACCATCAGCAAAACCGAAGGTTGCAACAAGGTGGTGTGCATCAGTTGTGGTCAGGCATTCTGTTTCCTCTGCGGTAAGGCTATCATCGCTGGCTATGCCCATTTCAG TAGGAACTGTGACCTCTTTGCGGAGAAGGAAAAGGACACGATGGACTGGCGGAAGCGCCTGGAACAACTCGAAACCGGAAACCGCATGCGAGTTCAAAGCCAGCCGGTAGGCAGCACCGTGAAATGCCCGAAATGCCGTCAAAAGATTTACATG GGCGACGATAAGTATATTTTCTGCTGGGTGTGCCAAGCCACCTATTGCACGATGTGCAGAAAGCAGGTCCAGTTTACCGGGATGCAGAGCGAGCACTGGGGTTCACCGCAATGCGTGGGGATAAAGTTCTAG